In one Labeo rohita strain BAU-BD-2019 unplaced genomic scaffold, IGBB_LRoh.1.0 scaffold_96, whole genome shotgun sequence genomic region, the following are encoded:
- the btg2 gene encoding protein BTG2 — protein MTHGIGAEMIPEVSAAASFVCRLLRSRGRLSDAQLQVFRDCLAQALSEHYQHHWFPDRPQKGSGYRCIRINHEMDPLIGRAAGRIGLTSGQLFSLLPRELTLWVDPYEVSYRIGEDGSICVLYEAEPPVSSPAPLPYDQMANCKNRFMMSGRTSPPKNYLMMVSS, from the exons ATGACGCACGGTATCGGAGCAGAGATGATCCCGGAGGTTTCAGCCGCCGCGAGTTTCGTTTGCAGACTGTTGCGCAGCCGCGGACGCTTGAGTGACGCACAGCTCCAAGTTTTTAGAGACTGCCTTGCGCAGGCGCTATCAG AACACTACCAGCACCACTGGTTCCCCGACAGGCCACAGAAGGGATCCGGATACCGCTGCATACGGATCAATCACGAAATGGACCCTCTGATTGGCCGGGCGGCCGGTCGTATTGGACTGACCAGCGGGCAGCTTTTCTCGCTCTTGCCGCGGGAGCTGACGCTCTGGGTGGACCCGTATGAAGTGTCGTACCGCATTGGCGAGGACGGCTCCATTTGCGTACTCTACGAAGCCGAGCCGCCGGTCTCAAGCCCCGCCCCCTTGCCGTACGACCAGATGGCGAACTGCAAAAACCGCTTCATGATGAGCGGCCGCACAAGTCCACCCAAAAACTACCTGATGATGGTATcgagctga